The Suncus etruscus isolate mSunEtr1 chromosome 7, mSunEtr1.pri.cur, whole genome shotgun sequence genome includes a window with the following:
- the P2RY1 gene encoding P2Y purinoceptor 1 encodes MAEAVPWPSDPNATEAGFLAGVGSPWTNDTSSVVATAATSAPFRCALTKTGFQFYYLPAVYILVFIVGFVGNSVAIWMFVFHMKPWSGISVYMFNLALADFLYVLTLPALIFYYFNKTDWILGDAMCKLQRFIFHLNLYGSILFLTCISAHRYSGVVRPLQSLGRQQKKSAVYVSVLVWLVVAAAISPILFYSGTGVRKNRTMACYDTAADDYLRSYFVYSLCTTVAMFCVPLVLILVCYGLIVRALIYKDLDNSPLRRKSIYLVIIVLAVFAVSYIPYHVMKTMNLRARLDFQTPEMCAFNDRVYATYQVTRGLASLNSCVDPILYFLAGDTFRRRLSRATRKASRKSEANLQSKSEDMTLNILSDFKQNGDTSL; translated from the coding sequence ATGGCCGAGGCAGTGCCGTGGCCCTCGGACCCCAACGCCACCGAAGCCGGCTTCCTAGCCGGCGTGGGCTCGCCCTGGACCAACGACACCTCCTCGGTGGTGGCCACCGCAGCCACCAGCGCGCCCTTCCGTTGCGCGCTGACCAAGACGGGTTTCCAGTTCTACTATCTGCCCGCCGTGTACATCCTGGTGTTCATCGTGGGCTTCGTGGGCAACAGCGTGGCCATCTGGATGTTCGTCTTCCACATGAAACCCTGGAGCGGCATCTCCGTGTACATGTTCAACTTGGCCCTGGCCGACTTTCTCTACGTCCTCACGCTGCCCGCGCTCATCTTCTACTATTTCAACAAGACCGACTGGATCTTGGGCGACGCCATGTGCAAGCTGCAACGCTTCATCTTCCACCTGAACCTCTACGGCAGCATCCTCTTCCTCACCTGCATCAGTGCGCACCGTTACAGCGGCGTGGTGCGCCCGCTGCAGTCGCTGGGCCGCCAGCAGAAGAAGAGCGCGGTGTATGTCAGCGTGTTGGTGTGGTTGGTGGTGGCCGCTGCCATCTCGCCCATCCTCTTCTACTCGGGCACTGGGGTTCGCAAGAACCGCACCATGGCCTGCTATGACACCGCTGCAGACGACTACCTGCGTAGCTACTTCGTGTACAGTCTGTGCACCACCGTGGCCATGTTCTGCGTGCCCCTGGTGCTTATCCTGGTCTGCTATGGCCTCATCGTGCGCGCTCTCATCTACAAGGACTTGGATAACTCGCCACTGCGACGCAAATCCATATACCTGGTCATCATCGTGCTGGCCGTCTTCGCCGTGTCCTACATCCCTTACCATGTCATGAAGACCATGAACCTGAGAGCCCGCCTGGACTTCCAGACCCCGGAGATGTGCGCCTTCAATGACAGGGTTTATGCCACCTACCAGGTGACCCGAGGGCTGGCCAGCCTTAACAGTTGTGTGGATCCCATCCTTTACTTCCTGGCCGGGGACACCTTCCGAAGGAGACTCTCCCGGGCCACCAGGAAGGCCTCCCGGAAGAGCGAGGCCAATCTGCAGTCCAAGAGCGAGGACATGACCCTCAACATTCTGTCCGACTTCAAGCAGAATGGAGACACGAGCTTGTGA